CTCGACGTTGTTGATGGCGGTGACGGTGCAGGCGTTGTTCTTGCCCTCCATCAGCGAAACGACGCCGTAAATTTCGCCTTTTTGCAGAGCGTGGAAGTTGAAATCCTTTTCGCCCACCTGTTTCGATAATTTGGCGAATCCCGAGAGCAGGATGTAGAGGGAATCATTGTCCTGACCTTCGCTCAACAACACTTCCTTCGGACGGAATGAAAAAAATTCAACCTCATTGGAAATTCTCTCAAGCAATTCAGGACTGCAACCTTGAAAAAGCGGCTCCTCTTCAACAAAACGGGATAACATGCGCTCGCGGTAACGATCTTCAATGAAGGATTTAAACTCCTTACTGCGCTTGGAGAGAATGCGAAGCGCCTGGATTTTGATTTCCAGCGTCTCGCAAAGCGGAGATTGCTCCCAGCCCGCCGCAACCGTCGCCGAGCGACTGATACGAAACAAAGCCGCAAGTTCTCCGAACATCTCGCCTTTCGGCAGACGAATGATCTTGTCCTTTGAAATTTCCTCGCCATCATCATCCAAAGGCGGGGCCGGAACGAAATTCGGCAACAAGGTATTGCCCGCCGCGTCGCAAAACACGCCGTCGGTATTGAAACTGGTGGTGGACACCCGGTAATCCTGCGCCCGGACGAATTCGCCGCCGCGCGTGTTCTTGTTGATGATGCCTTTCAGCCGTTGCCACCAGGATCGCTTGTTTCGTTTGCGTTTATCCTGAATTTCCAATTGCAGGGAAGGAGGGTACACATCCACATTGCCCTCAAGGATATAAAAGGCGGAGTTTCCAAAGTCGCCTTCGCGGATGACCATCTCGCCCGGCAAAAAGCGGCGAAACATGATATGCGGTTGCATGCTCTCCAGAACCTTGTCGCTCAGGCCTTTGAAAATATCGATACTGCGCAGACGTTCCAGAGTCAGGAAATTGTCAGGAACTTTCTCCTTGGGCGGAGCAAAGGCTTCCATATGCAAACGCTCCGGGTTCACCCCGCAGGAAGCCGCCGTTTCCACCGCCATTTCCATGACCGGGCCGGGGCCGCAAGTGTACAGGCTGACGTTTTCCGACATGGCGTTGATAGCGTCGATGATCGCCGCCGGGTTGATGCGTCCTGTTTTACCCTGCCAGGACTCATCCGGTTGCGACAAGAACACTTCCAGCTTGAAATTCGGGTTGGCGGTTTCGAGTTCTTTCAGTTCCTTATAGAAAATGATGTCGTCAGACGTTCGATTGCCATAGAGCAAAACAATTTTGCGCGTGGAATTCATGTCGGTGAGCGAGCGAACCATGCTGAGAAGCGGAGTGATTCCCGAACCGGAGCCGACCAGCAGAAGGTCCGTGGTCTCGGACAGGTCCATTTTGAATTTGCCGCTTGGTTTTTTGACCGATATGAGGTCGCCGACCTGAACCGAATCGTTGAAATAATTACTGACCAGACCCTTCTTTTGCCGCTTGACCGTGATTTCAACATGGTCCTTATTCTGGCAGGAGGAGGAAATGGAATAACAGCGAAACTGTTTCTTGCCGCTAACGACCGGACCGATGGTGATGAACTGTCCCGGCTGAAACTGGTAAAATTCATCCGCCGTCGCTTTCAACTGGAAGGATTTCGAATCGACCGTGCGATCGTAGATCGATTCCACCCGCGCCTGCAATTCTTCATCGCCTTCGGAGGAAACACAGACCAGGTCCGTTGTCGCTTCAGCGACGCAGGAAAGGAAATAGCCGTTTTTGACATCATCGTCAGACAAAGTCCCTTCAACAGAAGAGTGGACTTCTCCGCTCACCTTGCGAACTTTGCAGGTGCCGCATTCGCCTTTACGACAGCTTGAGGGAATATCTATCCCGCCCTCTTCCGCCGCTTCAAGAACTGAAATTCCTTCTTCAGTCTCGATTTCCTTATCCAGATCCTTGAACTTGATTTTATGAGCCATGAGGGTCAGTTTGTTTCGTTGGTGTTAGGAGTTTCGTTGGCGTCAGCAGTTTCGTTGGCGTCAGCGCTTTCGCTCGCGCCCGAATTTTCAATCATCAGCTTGGCCATTTCAGACTGGTTCAGCATGTGATGGAATACATGACAGCCGCCGCATTCATTTCCCACCATTACATTATTATGGCAGTTGAAGCAGGAAGCGTTATCGATATTGATATTGGAATCTTTGAGCGATTCGCTGGTCGCAATGTTTTTATGGCACTCGTTGCAACCGACGCGGGAATGTTTCTTGTGCGGAAAACGAGTGATGTCAGCGCGCGGAGCGCGTTTCGCGATCGGAGCGAAATAGAAATCCTTGCCGACTTTTAAATTGGGTTGCGCTTTGGCGTTGCCTTTATTCAGCAAATGGCATTTCAAGCAATTCAATGTCGCGCCCGGTCGCCCCGAAGACAATGCCGACTCCACCTGTTCTTCGGAGAAATCCTTTTCAGAAAACCACATGTTCAAATAGGGATCCTGATGAATGGGCTTATAGCTGAACGACGCAGGACGACGTCGACGTTTACTGCCTTTGCTGTATTCAAAGCGAGAGAAAAAGGTATCGTGCGATTCCAGGCTGAACTGCACCGCAAGGCTTTTGATTGAATCCGCCAGGCCTTCGAGTTCCTCTTCCGGGAACATTTTGGTGATGGACAACTCTTCATGCGGGTGACAGTCCTGGCAATTTTCCTGAAAGGTCACGCGCTTGAAATCCATGAAATTCGTCTGCGGATCGTATAAATGACAGAGAGGACAACCCTTCTTGAACTTTTCGTTGATATCGTCTTTGTTCTTGTCGCGAACCTGATGCGTCTTATGATTGAATTGCAGACCGATCTTGTTCAAGTCAGAAGGTTCCAGTTTTTCCTGTTTGAAGGCCGGATGCTCGAACTGAGCGTTGCTGATCTGGTGGCAATTCTTGCACTGGCGGTCGCCAATCTCGTGGATCATGTACTGTCGACCGCGATGCTCCTTATGGCAATCGACGCAGAATTTCTGTACGGTTTGTCGTTCTTTGGCTCCATCTTCGCGATGGCTGGTGATATGAAACTTGAGTTGCTTCACCGTGCTATGGCATCCCATGCACTTTTTTTCCATGGACGCTTTTTTAATTTCAGGGGAACCGGAGGCGTGGCAGGACTCACAAGTGGCGTCGAACATCGCATGCGATGAAGATACCGGGCCTTCAGAAGCGAAAAAACGAGCGCCAGAGAAGTAATCCAATCCAAACAGACTCACTACAACTATTAAAATAATGAGAACGGCTTTGAAAACGGGTGGGGATTTTCTCGGTGGATTGTATTGATTCGTGTAATACGAATGCTCTGATTTCTTTTTCTTGCTGGAAGCCATCGGGAAGAACCGCGCCTAGCGCATGAAGTGAATGATGAAACTCATCTAAAAAATACCTGAAGCCCTCGCCCCAAACGGGACGGGGCTTCAGAATTGAACCAAAAGTTACTTCTTGTTGCGGATGTAGGTGCTCTTGTCGGGAATCGGGAACGAAGCGAATTTATCCGCCGCAATGTCCGCCGCATCCAGCTCGTTCACAAAAGCCACCGTCGTCGCATTGATTTCTTTGGCAACCGCTTTCGCAGAAGCCGGGTCCGCATTGACCTTACCGCCAACCGCAATCAACTTAGACAATTTGTCCGACGGAATAACGCCCGCGACTTTCTTCAGATTTTCCACCGCCTTGCTCAGCAAAGCCGCGTTCTTTTCTGTGTACTCGCCTTTGCCGGACGCTTCAGAAATACGCATGATCGACGCTTCAACCTGCAACGCTTCACCGGCGACCCAGATTTTTCCGATCTTTTGCGTCAACTTCGCATCCAGATTGCCAGACGCTTCCTGTTCTTTACTCCAGACCCAGTGTTTGAAATCGCCCTGGCTGTATTTGACCAGATCAAATTTCTCACCCAGACGGTGACCCGCCTTATAGAAGTCTTCTTTCGCGCCGCGATGACAACGGAAGCAGTCTTTAGACCAGGCGTAAAAATTTCGCGTGTCGCGCATTCCCGCTTTTATCGCTTCGGGAACTTTGCCCTTTTTATCGTGGATCTCCACCCAGTCCTGAGCCGGGTTGTGGCAGGTTTCGCAAACGATGCCGAACAAACCTTTTTCTTCTTCTGTCACTTTAGGATAATCCGAGGCCACTTCGATGCCGTGACATTTGATGCATTTCTCATCTTCAAACTGATCTTTCACATTCATTTTCTCAGCGATCTTCACGCCCTCTTCCTCAAACTTCTCGTTAAAGAAAGTTTCATGAGGGTGGAACAACAAATCGTCGAAAATGCTTTTATGACAATTGGAGTCCGAACATTGCTTCGGCCCAATGACCTTGTTCTGCGCAAACGCCGATGCGGAAACCAGCAACGACAAACAAACGATTAAACTCATCTGTAATCTAAACTTCATGTAAATACTCCGCACAAAAAATGATTAAATGTTTAAAATTTAAATCGTAATTCCATTGAACTCGACCAGTCTTCACTGCGAATCTCGTTGTGAATGCCCACCGCCTTGCCGACCAGCGACATGTGATTGCTGAGCAGGTACTGAACTTCAAAACCGAGCGCATATTGATCGTTGGGGGCGATGCTTCCCGACTCGTCGCGCAAATCCTTTTGATAAGAGAATTCCGGGTTGAAGGTCAAAGCCTCGCGATCCAGAAATTGCTTGAAACCGAAAGACACGCCATAAGTCCCGGTTCCCGTGTTGCGCAAAACCCCAAAACTGGTGACGCCGTTGCCGCGATAAAAAATACCGGCTCGACCGGTGCGGCCCTTGGCGATATCGTTCCAGCCTTCGGTGCCGTAAAACATCGTCAGGTACAAATAGTTTTTATCGTAATAGTCATGGTTGAAGGCAGAATGGTTGAACTCCATAACGTACAACTGACCATTGCCCGCCGTTCCCCCGCCTTTACGGTCGTCGCTCATGTTCAACATCACACGACCCGAATAGTTGAGCAAACCGTAGGTTGACGACAAGGAAGCCGCCAGAAAGTCCTGCGAATTGTCCGCTTCCACCTGGTTTTCGAGATGGAAATAGTTGAACTCCCAGAACTGGTTGCGTCGCTCGTATCGCGCCGTCAGACCATACAGATTGGCGTCGTTGTTGTTGTTATCCGCGTCTCCGCCGGCGCGGGTTGCATTGATCTCGTCAATCGCCACCATCGCCTGCAACAACAGGTTTGTGCCGTCGCCAACGATCAGATTCGGCTTTGAAATCAAGGCGCCCAGAACGTTGTCGTTCATCAAATAACTGTTCTGATAAATCACCGGCACCAAACCAACCGCGATGTGATAGTCCGTGGGAAAACGATCGTCAGGACCGATGAAGTTGAACATCTCGCCGATCTCGCCTTCGAACCAGGCGAAGGTGTTGTCCACGCTCAGTTCAAATTTGTGATCCGCAATGGTCGGGTCTTCGTTGTGAAAACGATACAAACCGCCGGTGCGATCGCGCGGCTCGTCAATGTCGACAAAAGGCCGGTACTGAATATGGAAGCGCTCGGTGTTGGTGAGATCGAAGTTGAAATCAAAGTTGAGATTGTAACCCAACTGACCCTGATTCTCGTTGTTGATTCGACCGCCGTACATGATCGTGGAGAAGGTTCCGTAAAACTGGGCGCGCGGTCGAATCGCATTGGCGCCTTCGCCAAACCAGCTCAAACCGTAATCCTTGATCGCTCCGGTTCCAAGAAAAGGTTCGCCAAGCGATAAGGCCTCGTTATTGAAATCCAGGAAAGACCGGCGCGGCCGGATGATGCTTTCGTCAGCGGCGATGGCTTCTGCGATTTTCTTCTTACGTTCCGCCTCCCGCTTGTCCTGGGCTTCCTGCCTCAGCGTCATTTCATCTTTAGCCGCTTCTCCATACCCGGCTTCGCCTTCCGCCACTTCGGCGCCCTCTTCAGCATCCCCTTCGCCTTCATCCGCATCTTCAGCATCTTCTGCATCCTCTGCAGAAGCCGCCGCCGAAGCTTCAGGCGCCGATGTTTCAGCAGGCGCCTCGTCGCTCCAGACGACCGAAGGAAGGTTTAAAAAAAAAACGGAAAGAGCCAATACGCCTGCGATTTTTAAACTTTTCATCCCCTGTCCCTTCTTTTGGTTTCCTTTGGATTCTTGATTCATCGAACGTTGACCTTAAACTTTTTAGAAGCCATCTCCACAATTTCCAAGCGTGGGATGAATTCTGCCGCATCGAGCTGTTTCAAAACGATGGGGGCAAAGTTTCTGAAATTGAATGAAATTTCCACGTCGTAAAAAGCGGAGCTTCCATCCGTATCAACGCTGTAATCCGCCGTCCGGGTCTTCAAGGGAGGAATCGAGTTCTTTTGAACGCGAACCGGGGGAGGACCGTTGAATGAGGCGCTCGGAAAGGCCGCAGGTCGTACATAGGCAAAGTTATCGACATCGCGAGGAATGAAGAAATGATCTTCTCTTTCATGCCCGGCAATGGTCTGCAATTTGAACTTGGATTGCAGGTTGAACAGATCGTGATCGTAATCGGCTTCGCCGCGAATAACAGCCAGACTCTTGTTGTCCTTCAAGTCGCCGTATTCGTCCAGATCGCCGCTTTGATAAACGATCTTGCCCTTGTCGTCCATAACCTTGACATGCAACCAGACCTGGCGTTCGGTATTGAAACCTGCAGGCAGAGAATGCCCGGAGATTTTGTTCGTAATATTCACGGCGATATCCAGATCGTCGCCGCGCTCAATGGCTTCAGGAACTTCGTAAGTCAGCTCCGCCGAATTACGCAGAAGCTCTACGCGTTTGCGTTTCGCCATCGCAAGCAATTCTTCGCTCTTCTTCACCAGCTTCTGGTATTTCTTCCATTTGCGCTTGTCCAGGCGATTCATTTTTTCGCCGGCCGCCTTCTTGGCATTGACCTTCTCGATCCAGTTATAGAAATTTGGATCGTCCATCAACACCGGCCACTCGAAGCGACGCAAAGGGAAATCCGAGATGTCCAGAACCGAGTAATCCGGTCCGGCAAAGGTGTGATCGCTCAAGGTGCGAACAGGAAATTCCTTGCCCTTGATGACCGCGATCTGCCCTTTGGCGCGCGGGCTTTTCACGCCCTGCTCGACGCCCATATGACAGTCCTGACAGGTCGTGCCCTCTCTTGCGGCGGGGCTGTTGCGCCATTCGCCAAACAGATCTTCCAGTCGGAAACCGTTGGCGACGGGCACGTCGTGACATTGTCCGCAAAATTGCCCCGAGCTGATATTTTTTGACATGGACGCCTTATGCGTCAACTCGCCCTCGCGGCCGATCGGAATCTGCTTGATGCCGTCGAAGGGTCCGAACAACTCCTCTTCAATCGGGCCTTTTTTAATAAAAACTTCGGCGCGCGTTTTGCCGTGGTTGCCCACCATGCGGTGACAGACCACGCAGGTGATGCCTTCAATCGCAACCGTGTTTCGCAATTCCACCGGGGCCAGAGGATCTTCCCCCATGATGATGGCCATCGGCGAATGACAACGCACACAGAAAGCGCCAGCGGTTCCGCTGGTTTTCTGATGCATCAGTTTATTGAAATTATTCATGAACGGGCTGAGCTGTCCATAAGCATGGTTGGACACGCGCCATTCGTTGAAATGACGCGGATGGCAGGTCTTGCACACATGCGCCGACTGGTAACCGATGACTTCTTCAATCTCCAGACTGGCCGCAGACACCGGCGCAGAAAAAATAAAACCAGCAAGTAAGGTTGCGCTAAAAAATGCGACCCATAAATACGCCCTGCTGAAAGGCTTTTGTTGCTGAATGCTGTTTAATTGCATTGTTGTCTCCTCCAACACCGATGATATGCAAACTTGCTTGAATTCGATTCCTGCGCGCCAGGAGAATCCCCTCGACTCTGCCTGAGCGATTTCGCTCAAGCCTATAAACGCCTGCCACCCCTTGCCTGCACCCTATACCGCAAGGCTCAATAATTCGCCAAAATGGGAAAAATCAATTGCTTTCCCCCAGCCTAAAATCCAATGCTCTGATAAAGAGGTAACTCTATTGGGATTATTGATTTAAAACGAAGTTAAGTCATTGTTTTCTTGAATTTCCGTGCAAGTATAATTGATCTTTGGCAGGGGTCAAGAACTTTTTTCAAGAACTATATAATGTATAGAGACTAAAAATTTTCCAAAAATGGGCTAATTTTGCCGCGGGGATATTATGGTCTTCTAAAAATTATTTCGGATTAAGAAATAATTTCACGCAAAGCAGGCGCCGATCTTCTTCAAGGCCGCGGTCAAATGCTCGGAGACGGCTTGCGAGCTGATCTTCATTGCCTTGGCGGCGCGTTGCTTGCGGGCGCCGCCATAGAACACCAGGCTCACGGCGATCAACTGTTTATCGGTCAGGTTCAATTCATTCAAATTGATCGGCGCGCGTTTCAAATGCTCGTATCCCGGGCGCGGAAATAAATCATCTGCACAACCTGAAGATGCCGTTTGCAAACAGAGCTCCAGATCATTGGGGGCAAAATACAGAATATTGCGGTCTCCGGTCTCGGAAACCTCGGGGACGCTTGAAGTGGAATTATGATTGTGTGAATTCATGATAGCTGTGTTCCAAAAAATTTCTGAATTGATATTCATCTCCAAGGACATACTCGCGAAACCAGTCGGGAGGCTGTACTTCGGACAGATCGCCGCGCAAAAATCCGGGCAGGGAATCGGCGGGCGATTCGACGGGGAAGCCGTTAATGTAAACCTGATCGCGTTGCAAACTCACCCTCCAGAACTCGCGCGATAATTTGAAATGAAACCAGAGGGTCTGCAAATCGGGCTGGCTTTGATAACAGAAATTGCCGCAGTACAAACAACGCCAACCGCCTGAGGCTACGATCATGCCGCATTGTCCGCAACCGCGTTTCAACATTTCGCCGGATTCGAGTTTGCGAACCACGATCCGGCATTCGGTCAAATGGGCGCCGCCCCGATTTTGCGGGATGCGACGCAACGACAGCTTTCTCATCTCGCGCCTTTCTATCCTGTGAATATGATAAGTGTTTCATCCCGGCCTTTTCTCAACTGTGAATGCGACAGCTTTCTCATCTCGCGCCTCTCTATCTCCTAAGTTCGATAAGTTTTTCATTCCGGCCTTTTCTCAACTCTACATGCGACAGCTTTCTCATCTCTCCCCTTCTTCCTTTCTATGCAATGGCCGAAGATGGAATCAGGCCGCAAGCGTCAAACCGCCCGCTTCTTCCAGAATGTGTTCCTTGAAACCGCTCAATTCCTGGGCCTCGCCAATGGAGGCGTAATGCGCGACCAGCACATTGTCCAGATAGCCTTGCGCTTTCATCTTGCTCAATCCTCTGAGCAGGGCGCGCAGATTATTTGGAGTGAGGGACTCGGCTTCGATACACAGGGCGCGCAGAGTGCGTAGATGGGACTTCATGCGAAAACGCGAAAGCCGGGAAACAAGAGCGGTGAGAAACGGAACCATGAACAGAACGAAATGACCGGAATTGAGGGTGTCGAAAGGGATCAACTTGCCCTGCCGACTCCAACCCATCTGCAAATCCTTGCCGGTGAAATCTATAGCGAACTCCAGATCGGGATCGATCAGACGCAATATCTTTCCCGCTTCGTCCTGCAAACCGGCGGCGGCGCGCGCAACAATGTCGCCTTGCAAACCGGAAGGACCGAACAGACTCTCCGCCTGTTTCATGATTTCCAAATCCTGTTCCGCATCCGCTCTGGCGCGTTTTAAATCTTCCACCGCCTGGCGCTTGCCCTCTTCCTTCAAGGCTTGGTCGAGATCGGCGCGCAGTTGCCGGCGTCGATTCGTCAAATCCTGTTTATCCACTTGAAGCTGGGCGCGCTGATCCACCTGCTCCGACAAGAGCGGATTGACGTTTCTCTCCTTGCGAATCGCTTGCAAGGCCTCGTTGCAGGCAGTCACCCGGCTTTCGGCACGGATGCGTTCGACCTCTGCCGCATTGCGTTTTTCCAGCAGGCCGGTTTGACGCAATTCGAGCGAGCGATTCCAGTCTCTCCCTTCCTGCAATTGCTTTTGCAGATGCTCGCGTTTGGCGCGCATTTCTTCGAGGCTTTCCTGCGTTTCGAGATTCTTTTCTTCAAGAGCGCCGAGACTTTGACTCAGGTCGCGAATTTCCTCCGCTAAAATTTCCTGATAGGGCGTCATGTCCGTTTCGCAACGGATCGACCCGGCGATAGGACAGCGCGCGCTGGCCGCCGCCTGCGCGGCTTCTACAGTGTTCCTGCGCAGATTCAACTGTCGTTGAGTTTCAGCAAGCTCCGCCTCTTGTTTGCGGAATTGACCGGAAAGACTGTCCCAGGGCTGGAGCAAATCATCCAGACTGGCCTGCAATCGATCCAGATCGGTCTTGTCCCGTTCCAACTGCTCCCATTCTGAATCGAAAGATTCTGCGGAACGCTGGGCGTCCAAACCACGCTTCAAATCCTCCAGCTCCTTTTGCAACGCCGCTTCCTCGCGGCGACCGGCTTCCTCGATCGCGTGCCGTTCCGCCAATGCGTCGAACTGCGCCGTCAGCGATTCCAGTTCATTCTCGCAACGCTCCAGATCGCTTTGGAGCGCATCAATCGCCGGACCCTTTCCATTCTCCGGCTGAATACAGGCAACCGCGCCCGCTTGTTCGCGGATCATGGTTTTTTTCTCGACGAGCGCAGACTTCAATAATTTTTGGATCATCTTCAAATTGTCCTGAGCCGACAAGGATGCAGACCAGGCCTGCAAGGCGGCGTCGAGAACGCGACGAATGCGCGCCCAGCGTTGCGGTTCCTGAGACTCAAAATGCATCTCCAGTTTATGCGTGATCGAAGCGCAGTCCTCCTTACAATCAAACAAATCGTCCATTGTCTTCATTGCAAACTCCTGCAGCAGCAAATTCAACAATCCGGAACCCAGATAACGCCTGGTGAAATAGGCCATCGCCATCATGCGCACCCAGTCCTTGTCAATCGACCAGGTTTCCGGCGAATGAGAAATCACCCATTGCAGTTTCTTCGCCGCGCTCAGACCGAGAAATTCCTGCGGATCGAAGGCGACGGACACCGCGCCAATGTTTTCCTTGATCCAATAATTCCCTTCCTCGAACTTCAATTGCGCCTGATCGATTCGGATCGGACGGCGTTCGCCCTGCTTGCCTTCTTTCAGAAAACAACGCTCAATGACCCGGCGTTCCGAACCCTGTTCCGCGACCGC
This window of the Candidatus Nitrohelix vancouverensis genome carries:
- a CDS encoding cyclic nucleotide-binding domain-containing protein, translated to MAHKIKFKDLDKEIETEEGISVLEAAEEGGIDIPSSCRKGECGTCKVRKVSGEVHSSVEGTLSDDDVKNGYFLSCVAEATTDLVCVSSEGDEELQARVESIYDRTVDSKSFQLKATADEFYQFQPGQFITIGPVVSGKKQFRCYSISSSCQNKDHVEITVKRQKKGLVSNYFNDSVQVGDLISVKKPSGKFKMDLSETTDLLLVGSGSGITPLLSMVRSLTDMNSTRKIVLLYGNRTSDDIIFYKELKELETANPNFKLEVFLSQPDESWQGKTGRINPAAIIDAINAMSENVSLYTCGPGPVMEMAVETAASCGVNPERLHMEAFAPPKEKVPDNFLTLERLRSIDIFKGLSDKVLESMQPHIMFRRFLPGEMVIREGDFGNSAFYILEGNVDVYPPSLQLEIQDKRKRNKRSWWQRLKGIINKNTRGGEFVRAQDYRVSTTSFNTDGVFCDAAGNTLLPNFVPAPPLDDDGEEISKDKIIRLPKGEMFGELAALFRISRSATVAAGWEQSPLCETLEIKIQALRILSKRSKEFKSFIEDRYRERMLSRFVEEEPLFQGCSPELLERISNEVEFFSFRPKEVLLSEGQDNDSLYILLSGFAKLSKQVGEKDFNFHALQKGEIYGVVSLMEGKNNACTVTAINNVEAIALNRSIFEELLREPTASELIMKTVEARMKKMANIEEHIASLSLLSFGIENELPNGQSIMVINLDRCTRCDDCVKACADAHDGYPRFAREGRKIGNAMFPHACMHCIDPLCMDGCPSGALHRSKQHGEVLIDIDTCVGCTMCVTKCIYDNIVALPVAETVMMDADPVYQLNPANNKPVLKSMKCDLCVETGDPACVRSCPQDAMRRMSFNEIFESAY